The Prinia subflava isolate CZ2003 ecotype Zambia chromosome 13, Cam_Psub_1.2, whole genome shotgun sequence genome contains a region encoding:
- the SNX20 gene encoding sorting nexin-20: protein MDQDSLCTGERELLEAVSRISTSSTTSPSDEEENHPKAEISCQVRKENPGKDDTQDSSATLSPNSSMTTKELQEYWRNEKLQCKQIKLLFEIPSTRIVEQNLSKYVMYKIIILQTGSFDSNKSVIERRYSDFEKLHRNLLEEFSEEMEDVTFPKKTLTGNFTEEIINERKLAFKDYLRLLYSMKYIRRSKKFIDFLTRPELQEAYGCLRGGQYTKALEILLEVIGLQERLTRGNPVAVVPTLCAIVVCHKDLENPASAFEYGEKALSRLRVHTSHRYYIPLLDTMITLAYELGKDFLSLQEKLEEWKTKKDPIRVFTLKELAVREYVR from the exons ATGGACCAAGATTCACTCTGCACAGGAGAAAGGGAACTGTTGGAAGCTGTAAGCAGAATTTCTACATCTTCTACCACAAGTCCATCtgatgaagaagaaaatcatcCCAAAGCTGAAATTTCATGTCaagtgagaaaagaaaatccaggaaAAGATGACACACAAG ATTCCAGTGCAACCCTAAGTCCCAACTCTTCGATGACCACTAAGGAGCTTCAGGAATATTGGAGGAATGAAAAACTCCAGTGCAAACAAATCAAACTCCTTTTTGAAATCCCATCAACCAGAATTGTAGAGCAGAACTTATCTAAATATGTG ATGTATAAAATCATCATTTTGCAAACAGGGAGTTTTGACAGCAACAAGTCTGTAATTGAACGGCGTTATTCAGATTTTGAGAAACTGCACAGGAATTTGCTGGAGGAATTTAGCGAAGAAATGGAAGACGTAAcctttcccaaaaaaaccctaacagggaacttcacagaagaaataatcaatgaaagaaaattagcCTTCAAGGACTACCTGAGACTCTTATATTCTATGAAATACATCAGAAGATCAAAAAAATTTATTGACTTTTTAACAAGGCCGGAGCTTCAGGAAGCATACGGTTGCCTGCGGGGTGGCCAGTACACCAAAGCTTTGGAAATCCTTTTAGAAGTCATTGGGCTGCAGGAAAGGCTGACGAGAGGGAACCCTGTTGCAGTTGTCCCTACTCTCTGTGCCATCGTGGTGTGCCACAAGGACCTGGAAAACCCAGCAAGTGCCTTTGAGTACGGAGAAAAAGCTCTGTCACGCCTCCGTGTGCACACCAGCCACAGGTATTACATTCCACTGCTGGACACAATGATCACCCTGGCATATGAACTTGGCAAGGATTTTCTGTCTTTGCAAGAGAAACTGGAAGAATGGAAGACAAAGAAAGATCCCATACGGGTTTTTACCCTGAAAGAACTTGCAGTTCGGGAGTACGTACGGTGA